In the Drosophila takahashii strain IR98-3 E-12201 chromosome 3R, DtakHiC1v2, whole genome shotgun sequence genome, one interval contains:
- the LOC108065427 gene encoding alpha-tocopherol transfer protein-like, with amino-acid sequence MASKLRPLDPQLAALAKSECNEEQAQRSEIVATIQTWITKSPHLKAPTDEQLILAFLRRCRFSQEETKRRFDNYYSLRSVFPEVLGSRQVDEALLTQLQRGIHVIPSRPVSAEGPRVIISQFRNIDPKKSNPREAFKLVFIMLELLALECDNASISGLVWVVDARDVTMEQMLQYDPFLLKKAFALVDQCIPLRFVEIHMINMRKEGQTIFNFVTKFLPSKLPFKFVVHKKSEDLYQHLPRDAMTIEYGGTNGYQAESVDHWRQKLLDNKDYLAKDAQYGTNEKLRVGLASAWANGELDGMSGSFRKLELD; translated from the exons ATGGCGAGCAAACTGAGACCTCTCGACCCCCAACTGGCGGCTCTGGCCAAGAGCGAGTGCAACGAGGAGCAGGCCCAGCGCTCGGAGATTGTGGCCACCATCCAGACGTGGATCACCAAGTCGCCGCACCTCAAGGCGCCCACCGATGAGCAGCTGATCCTGGCCTTCCTGCGGCGCTGCCGTTTCAGCCAGGAGGAGACCAAGCGGCGGTTCGACAACTACTACTCCCTGCGCAGTGTGTTCCCCGAGGTCCTGGGATCGCGGCAGGTGGACGAGGCCCTGCTCACCCAGCTGCAGAGAGG GATCCATGTGATACCCAGCAGACCAGTGAGTGCCGAAGGACCAAGGGTTATCATCTCGCAATTTCGGAACATCGATCCCAAGAAGTCAAATCCCCGCGAGGCCTTTAAGTTGGTCTTCATAATGCTGGAACTACTGGCTCTGGAGTGCGATAATGCCTCGATTTCTGGCCTGGTCTGGGTTGTGGATGCCCGGGATGTGACCATGGAGCAGATGCTGCAATACGATCCCTTCCTGCTGAAGAAAGCGTTCGCCTTGGTGGACCAGTGTATTCCACTGCGATTTGTGGAGATTCATATGATAAATATGCGAAAGGAGGGACAGACCATCTTCAATTTCGTGACTAAGTTTTTACCCTCCAAATTGCCTTTTAAG TTCGTGGTGCACAAAAAGTCGGAGGATCTTTACCAGCACCTTCCAAGAGATGCGATGACCATCGAGTACGGCGGCACCAACGGCTACCAGGCGGAGTCCGTCGATCATTGGCGCCAGAAGCTGCTGGACAACAAGGATTACCTGGCCAAGGATGCCCAGTACGGAACCAATGAGAAACTCCGCGTCGGATTGGCCAGTGCCTGGGCCAACGGAGAACTGGACGGGATGAGCGGCTCCTTCCGCAAACTGGAGCTGGACTAA